A stretch of the Bacillus thuringiensis genome encodes the following:
- a CDS encoding WxL domain-containing protein has product MKWGKVLTSIMLLSASCLFLDSKDNSILADQAVSQQNGIPTLTASGKENEVKLEWAIDILDQDVLWKIDFNNPKDVNLMNGWGEFYGNGNQSLQSEVFYPNGADTSGYKVFDTKLGGNRVLYPYTVKTDSIAVFKRLNVPNNAYISATFKAKSQGLGKISFFGDGSWETGREFDYYNATVLKDVPSGSKELEISNISLFPEREPGTNIPKDRKHITSDINKDVYQDSPMVDKVIPYQDGSGRGKLILNSPIMTSMKQGDRLKTRKWAAPIQLPNNRTVTKDDSNKDINGWSTFSMNTQVANNPFYITEQRGVTFFMLAYSEGITYVDELKVGYASEAEVYRGNQEIYKGRLSDYVDKEARDQAAPTAPESFQIENSELKETKVTFAPAEDVGSTYHYKIRGVGRNGISDFSKEVPATVTSGVKGYEYVVNDKPDISLDNVSGIQFTSQTSIQFPTDYSKPQYVHIRTVDKAGNKSATKHVSTTQKGHVDMLTVPKSVEFSPIRLDGEKQNSLGTLGKIMIHDSRNQADGWRLNVTISPFTESNISKQLPKGSLYLKNQVSVTKVKGPETGKPTVQVPNTPIDNGAAHTIIQASKDVAIGEYQIDFGPNAFQLQLDPGKTYVGKNRQAAYTSTVTWSLVSGP; this is encoded by the coding sequence ATGAAATGGGGGAAGGTTCTCACTTCAATCATGCTTTTAAGTGCTTCATGCCTATTTCTTGATTCAAAAGATAATTCTATATTAGCTGATCAAGCAGTAAGCCAGCAGAATGGTATTCCAACACTCACTGCAAGTGGAAAAGAGAATGAGGTCAAATTGGAATGGGCAATTGATATCTTAGATCAAGATGTACTATGGAAAATTGATTTTAATAACCCTAAAGATGTCAATTTAATGAATGGTTGGGGAGAATTTTATGGGAATGGGAATCAAAGTTTACAATCAGAAGTCTTTTATCCAAATGGTGCAGATACCAGTGGATACAAAGTATTTGATACAAAATTAGGAGGAAATCGAGTCTTATATCCCTATACGGTTAAAACAGATTCTATTGCTGTTTTTAAGAGGCTAAACGTCCCTAATAATGCTTATATTTCCGCTACCTTTAAAGCAAAGTCACAAGGATTAGGAAAGATTAGCTTTTTTGGTGATGGAAGTTGGGAAACGGGGAGAGAGTTTGATTACTACAACGCTACTGTATTAAAAGATGTGCCATCCGGTTCGAAAGAGTTAGAGATTAGTAATATCTCTTTGTTTCCGGAAAGAGAACCAGGTACCAACATACCAAAGGATAGAAAACATATAACTTCGGACATAAATAAAGATGTGTATCAAGATTCTCCGATGGTAGATAAAGTAATTCCTTATCAGGATGGTTCTGGACGGGGGAAGTTAATATTAAATAGTCCTATTATGACTTCAATGAAACAAGGTGACCGCTTAAAAACAAGAAAATGGGCAGCGCCTATCCAATTACCAAATAATCGTACGGTCACAAAGGATGATTCTAATAAAGACATAAATGGATGGTCTACATTTAGTATGAATACCCAAGTTGCAAATAATCCTTTTTATATTACGGAGCAACGAGGAGTAACTTTTTTTATGCTTGCGTATTCAGAAGGGATTACCTATGTGGATGAGTTAAAAGTGGGGTATGCGTCGGAAGCAGAAGTATACAGAGGGAATCAGGAAATATATAAGGGGAGACTCTCTGATTATGTAGATAAAGAGGCAAGGGATCAGGCAGCACCAACCGCACCAGAAAGCTTCCAAATTGAAAATAGTGAACTGAAAGAAACTAAAGTAACGTTTGCCCCTGCGGAAGATGTGGGGAGTACCTATCATTATAAAATTCGTGGAGTAGGTAGGAATGGCATTTCGGACTTTTCTAAGGAAGTTCCTGCAACTGTAACAAGTGGAGTAAAGGGATATGAATATGTAGTAAATGATAAACCGGATATATCACTTGATAATGTAAGTGGTATTCAGTTTACAAGTCAGACCAGCATTCAGTTTCCGACGGATTATTCTAAGCCGCAATATGTACATATCCGAACAGTAGATAAAGCTGGAAATAAAAGTGCAACAAAGCATGTTTCTACCACACAAAAAGGGCATGTAGACATGCTCACTGTACCAAAAAGTGTGGAATTCAGTCCGATTCGATTAGATGGAGAAAAACAAAATTCACTTGGTACGCTAGGGAAAATCATGATACATGATAGTCGGAATCAAGCGGATGGATGGAGATTGAATGTTACTATATCACCATTTACAGAGTCGAACATATCAAAACAATTGCCAAAGGGTTCTCTATACTTGAAAAATCAAGTGAGTGTAACAAAAGTAAAAGGGCCAGAGACAGGAAAACCTACTGTACAGGTTCCGAATACGCCTATTGATAATGGGGCAGCACATACCATTATCCAGGCTTCAAAAGATGTAGCGATTGGAGAATATCAAATAGATTTTGGCCCAAATGCATTCCAACTTCAGCTAGACCCAGGGAAAACCTATGTAGGGAAGAATAGGCAAGCTGCTTATACTTCAACGGTCACTTGGTCTTTAGTAAGTGGACCTTAA